The following proteins come from a genomic window of Halomarina ordinaria:
- a CDS encoding metal ABC transporter ATP-binding protein, whose protein sequence is MNPVEVDAVTFAYGDVPAVDDVSLTVEDGEFLGLVGPNGSGKSTLLKLMLGLLRPDRGTARLFGEPAHEHDDGTRVGYVAQQSTRAAGEMPITVREVVRMGRYPHVGVGRFGSEDRTAVAEALETVGVSDLADRRIGALSGGQRQRVFIARALASEADLLALDEPAVGVDADSRAAFYDLLADLNERSMTVILIEHDIGVVTERASRIVCINREVFFHGDPGAFTDSDALTDAYGANQRTLHHDHP, encoded by the coding sequence ATGAACCCGGTCGAGGTCGACGCCGTCACGTTCGCGTACGGCGACGTGCCGGCCGTCGACGACGTCTCGTTGACCGTCGAGGACGGCGAGTTCCTCGGCCTCGTCGGCCCCAACGGGTCGGGCAAGAGCACGCTCCTGAAGCTCATGCTCGGTCTCCTCCGGCCGGACCGCGGAACCGCACGACTGTTCGGCGAACCGGCCCACGAACACGACGACGGCACCCGCGTCGGCTACGTCGCCCAGCAGTCGACCCGGGCGGCGGGCGAGATGCCCATCACGGTCCGCGAGGTGGTCCGGATGGGGCGATACCCGCACGTCGGCGTCGGCCGGTTCGGGAGCGAGGACCGTACCGCGGTCGCCGAGGCGCTGGAGACCGTGGGCGTGAGCGACCTCGCGGACCGGCGAATCGGCGCGCTCTCGGGCGGCCAGCGCCAGCGGGTGTTCATCGCGCGCGCGCTCGCGAGCGAGGCGGACCTGCTCGCGCTCGACGAACCCGCCGTCGGCGTCGACGCCGACTCGCGGGCGGCGTTCTACGACCTCCTGGCCGACCTCAACGAACGGTCGATGACCGTCATCCTCATCGAGCACGACATCGGCGTCGTCACCGAGCGCGCGTCGCGCATCGTCTGCATCAACCGGGAGGTGTTCTTCCACGGCGACCCGGGTGCGTTCACCGACAGCGACGCCCTCACCGACGCCTACGGTGCAAACCAGCGGACGCTGCACCACGACCACCCATGA
- a CDS encoding citrate synthase/methylcitrate synthase has translation MTEDTFAPGLENVVAGETRLSHVDGEAGDLVIGGFPVEELAANATYEETLFLLWNDRLPTPDELDALRADLASRRALTDETRAVVRAAAEEGADAMDALRMGAAAASLGRSDDDPEAAARTAVARFPTVVATYWRAREGAVPVAPDPDLGHAENYLYMLTGEVPDADATRGLETYLNTVVDHGLNASTFTARTIASTRSDVISAVTGAVGALKGPLHGGAPGPVLDMLLDIEASGDPEAAVRARLDAGERIMGFGHRVYRVRDPRAAVLSAAAERFYDGDGADSAFFSLATEVEEAAQAVLAEHKPDRSLATNVEFYTALLLYGIGVPRDLFAATFGVARVGGWTAHSLEQLDADRLIRPRGRYVGERGRTWTPLDAR, from the coding sequence GTGACGGAAGACACCTTCGCGCCGGGACTGGAGAACGTCGTCGCCGGCGAGACGCGACTGAGCCACGTCGACGGCGAGGCCGGCGACCTCGTCATCGGGGGGTTCCCGGTCGAGGAACTCGCCGCGAACGCCACCTACGAGGAGACGCTCTTCCTGCTCTGGAACGACCGACTCCCGACACCCGACGAACTCGACGCGCTCCGGGCGGACCTCGCCTCGCGGCGCGCCCTCACCGACGAGACGCGAGCCGTGGTCCGCGCCGCCGCCGAGGAGGGCGCCGACGCGATGGACGCCCTGCGCATGGGAGCGGCCGCCGCGTCGCTCGGCCGGTCGGACGACGACCCCGAGGCGGCGGCGCGGACCGCGGTGGCGCGCTTCCCGACCGTCGTCGCCACCTACTGGCGCGCGCGGGAGGGAGCAGTGCCGGTCGCCCCCGACCCGGACCTCGGCCACGCCGAGAACTACCTCTACATGCTCACGGGCGAGGTACCCGACGCGGACGCGACGCGGGGGCTGGAGACGTACCTCAACACGGTGGTCGACCACGGGCTGAACGCCTCGACGTTCACCGCCCGGACCATCGCCTCGACGCGCTCGGACGTGATTTCGGCCGTCACGGGCGCCGTCGGCGCGCTGAAGGGGCCGCTCCACGGCGGCGCACCCGGCCCCGTCCTCGACATGCTGCTCGACATCGAGGCCTCGGGCGACCCCGAGGCGGCCGTCCGCGCTCGCCTCGACGCCGGCGAGCGCATCATGGGCTTCGGCCACCGCGTCTACCGGGTGCGCGACCCGCGCGCCGCCGTGCTCTCGGCCGCTGCGGAGCGGTTCTACGACGGCGACGGGGCCGATTCGGCGTTCTTCTCGCTCGCGACCGAGGTCGAGGAGGCGGCCCAGGCCGTCCTCGCCGAACACAAACCCGACCGGTCGCTGGCGACGAACGTGGAGTTCTACACGGCGCTGTTGCTCTACGGCATCGGCGTGCCCCGCGACCTGTTCGCGGCGACGTTCGGCGTCGCCCGCGTCGGCGGGTGGACGGCCCACAGCCTCGAACAGCTCGACGCCGACCGGCTCATCCGGCCGCGCGGGCGCTACGTGGGCGAGCGTGGCCGGACGTGGACGCCGCTCGACGCGCGGTGA
- a CDS encoding DHH family phosphoesterase: MSTAITMASMSTYAILGCGSVGHAVAEDLEEEGKDVLIIDMDEGRVEALRDQDMDAHAADIREAAVADEVAGRDVILILSSDVDANIAAVENIRGRGGEQFIVARASDPVSADDLSESGADVVINPSTVIADSALRALETGELEYRSGKLAEIIDGSASGLAILIHRSPDPDSIASAVALKAIAEARDIEADIVYDGEIGLQENRAFVNLLGIDLVPSSDVDIDQYDTVALVDHAQASEPAVDRPVDIYIDHAEPELEYDARFEDVRPNISSTSTILTKYIQEFDLNLTEEVATALLYGIRAETLDFKRDTTPADLTAAAYLYPFVNHDTLEQVESPSMSPETLDVLAEAIRNRDVKGSHLVSNAGFVRERDALAQAAQHLLNLEGITTTAVFAITEDTIYLAARSKDIRMNIGAVLNDAFGDIGEARGHSTDATVEIPLGIFTGIETSEDNRDTLLALTEEAVRRKLFEAMGVETGDGNGN, encoded by the coding sequence ATGAGTACCGCCATTACGATGGCGTCGATGTCCACGTACGCCATCCTCGGGTGCGGAAGCGTCGGTCACGCCGTCGCCGAAGACCTCGAGGAGGAGGGCAAGGACGTCCTCATCATCGATATGGACGAGGGGCGCGTCGAGGCGCTGCGCGACCAGGACATGGACGCGCACGCGGCCGACATTCGGGAGGCGGCGGTGGCCGACGAGGTCGCGGGCCGCGACGTCATCCTCATCCTCTCCTCGGACGTGGACGCGAACATCGCCGCCGTCGAGAACATCCGCGGCCGCGGCGGCGAGCAGTTCATCGTCGCCCGCGCCTCCGACCCCGTCTCCGCCGACGACCTCTCCGAGAGCGGCGCGGACGTCGTCATCAACCCCTCGACGGTCATCGCCGACTCGGCGCTCCGCGCGCTCGAGACCGGCGAGTTGGAGTACCGGAGCGGCAAACTCGCGGAGATAATCGACGGGAGCGCGTCGGGCCTCGCCATCCTCATCCACCGCAGCCCCGACCCGGACTCCATCGCGAGCGCCGTCGCGCTGAAGGCCATCGCGGAGGCCCGCGACATCGAGGCCGACATCGTCTACGACGGCGAGATCGGACTCCAGGAGAACCGGGCGTTCGTCAACCTCCTCGGTATCGACCTCGTCCCCTCCAGCGACGTCGACATCGACCAGTACGACACCGTCGCGCTGGTCGACCACGCCCAGGCGTCGGAACCCGCCGTCGACCGCCCCGTCGACATCTACATCGACCACGCCGAACCCGAACTGGAGTACGACGCCCGCTTCGAGGACGTCCGACCGAACATCTCCTCGACGTCGACCATCCTCACGAAGTACATCCAGGAGTTCGACCTCAACCTCACGGAGGAGGTGGCGACGGCGCTGCTCTACGGTATCCGCGCCGAGACGCTCGACTTCAAGCGCGACACCACCCCGGCCGACCTCACCGCCGCGGCGTACCTCTACCCGTTCGTCAACCACGACACGCTCGAACAGGTCGAGTCGCCGAGCATGAGCCCCGAGACGCTGGACGTGCTCGCGGAGGCCATCCGCAACCGCGACGTCAAGGGGAGCCACCTCGTCTCGAACGCCGGGTTCGTCCGCGAACGCGACGCGCTGGCGCAGGCCGCCCAGCACCTGCTCAACCTCGAGGGCATCACCACCACCGCCGTCTTCGCCATCACCGAGGACACCATCTACCTCGCCGCCCGCTCGAAGGACATCCGGATGAACATCGGGGCGGTCCTCAACGACGCCTTCGGCGACATCGGCGAGGCGCGCGGCCACTCCACCGACGCCACCGTCGAGATACCGCTCGGCATCTTCACCGGCATCGAGACCAGCGAGGACAACCGGGACACCCTGCTCGCGCTCACGGAGGAGGCCGTCCGCCGGAAGCTCTTCGAGGCGATGGGCGTCGAGACGGGCGACGGCAACGGCAACTGA
- a CDS encoding PRC-barrel domain-containing protein, which produces MDITAASAPQEITSLVGREVYSNNGVFVGQVEDLRLDLDSERVTGLAIAQLNGELFRDRARGARGVLIPYRWVRAVGDVILVNDVVERLKEPEEEAAV; this is translated from the coding sequence ATGGATATCACTGCGGCGTCTGCCCCCCAGGAGATCACCTCGCTCGTCGGACGGGAAGTCTACTCGAACAACGGTGTCTTCGTCGGACAGGTCGAGGACCTCCGCCTCGACCTCGACTCCGAACGGGTCACGGGCCTCGCCATCGCCCAGCTCAACGGCGAACTGTTCCGCGACCGCGCCCGGGGCGCCCGGGGCGTGCTCATCCCCTACCGCTGGGTCCGTGCCGTCGGCGACGTCATCCTCGTCAACGACGTCGTCGAACGCCTGAAGGAACCCGAAGAAGAGGCCGCCGTCTGA
- a CDS encoding YihY/virulence factor BrkB family protein, whose translation MDFESVVAGAKTTKTVFSEKNVTFLAGSIAYSAFVSLVPLIMFVILAVSIAGAPGLQDRIVEVATENVSPSVGGVIGVMIDSQSSAGAGSTVSASIIGVLTLVWGAIKVFRGLDTAFSELYETTTRESFVGQLKKSLLILVVITLGVVAMVGATGVVAFFSFVPFVELVVPLLLVVALVGAFFPMYYLFPDVDVEPRDVLPGTVIGAVGWAVLQVLFQMYVSLSGGDGNLIASILLLVTWLYFTAVVLLLGATVNAVVIGRADEIVESGTGTADSVQT comes from the coding sequence ATGGATTTCGAGTCGGTAGTCGCAGGAGCGAAGACGACCAAGACCGTCTTCAGCGAGAAGAACGTCACGTTCCTCGCCGGGAGTATCGCCTACAGCGCCTTCGTCTCACTCGTCCCGCTGATCATGTTCGTCATTCTCGCGGTCTCCATCGCCGGCGCACCCGGACTCCAGGACCGAATCGTCGAGGTCGCCACCGAGAACGTCTCGCCCTCCGTCGGCGGCGTCATCGGCGTGATGATCGATTCACAGAGCAGTGCCGGCGCCGGTTCGACCGTCAGTGCCTCCATCATCGGGGTCCTCACGCTCGTCTGGGGGGCCATCAAGGTGTTCCGCGGCCTCGACACCGCGTTCTCTGAGCTCTACGAGACGACCACCCGGGAGTCGTTCGTCGGCCAGCTCAAGAAGAGTCTGCTGATACTCGTCGTCATCACGCTCGGGGTCGTCGCGATGGTCGGCGCCACCGGCGTCGTCGCGTTCTTCTCGTTCGTCCCGTTCGTCGAACTCGTCGTCCCCCTGCTGCTCGTCGTCGCCCTCGTCGGCGCGTTCTTCCCGATGTACTACCTGTTCCCGGACGTCGACGTCGAGCCGCGGGACGTCCTCCCGGGCACGGTCATCGGGGCTGTCGGCTGGGCGGTGTTGCAGGTACTGTTCCAGATGTACGTCTCCCTCAGCGGGGGCGACGGCAACCTCATCGCGAGCATCCTCCTGCTCGTCACGTGGCTGTACTTCACCGCCGTCGTCCTGCTGCTGGGCGCGACGGTCAACGCCGTCGTCATCGGCCGTGCGGACGAAATCGTCGAGAGCGGTACCGGAACCGCCGACAGCGTACAGACGTGA
- a CDS encoding carboxymuconolactone decarboxylase family protein: MTRIDIVESEEAPDETTARLLEEAREGWYGDAAFFGAMAHRPVLFERVVSLFEAFARERGIEASTLELVRLRVAATNHCAYCATVRTQSVAAEVAPKESAVLGERLDVESLTRRERLAVRLADGVSDAPHDITDELVDDLREEFGDEGFVELLLFASLEVGLDRFCIALELDTTEESAYPTGLDYPFRPGDGE; encoded by the coding sequence ATGACACGGATAGACATCGTCGAATCGGAGGAGGCGCCCGACGAGACGACGGCGCGACTGCTGGAGGAGGCCCGCGAGGGGTGGTACGGCGACGCCGCGTTCTTCGGCGCGATGGCCCATCGACCGGTACTGTTCGAGCGCGTCGTCTCGCTGTTCGAGGCGTTCGCCCGCGAGCGTGGTATCGAGGCGTCGACGCTCGAACTCGTGCGCCTGCGCGTCGCGGCGACGAACCACTGCGCGTACTGCGCGACGGTCAGGACGCAGTCCGTCGCGGCGGAGGTCGCCCCGAAGGAGTCGGCCGTCCTCGGTGAGCGCCTCGACGTCGAGTCACTCACTCGGCGCGAGCGACTGGCCGTCCGCCTCGCCGACGGCGTCTCGGATGCACCCCACGACATCACCGACGAACTCGTCGACGACCTGCGCGAGGAGTTCGGCGACGAGGGGTTCGTCGAACTCCTGTTGTTCGCCTCCCTCGAGGTCGGTCTCGACCGCTTCTGCATCGCCCTCGAACTCGACACGACCGAGGAGAGCGCCTACCCGACGGGACTGGACTACCCGTTTCGCCCCGGCGACGGCGAGTGA
- the trxA gene encoding thioredoxin translates to MSESDDELDAIRQQKRDDLVEQGSGSDAPTEPVYLNGEAEFEEFVGSHDVVLVDFYADWCGPCKMLEPTVETLAADSPAAVAKVDIDANQPLAQSFGIRGVPTLHVYAGGQRVEQFVGVQDEATLRSAIEQHA, encoded by the coding sequence ATGAGCGAATCAGACGACGAACTCGACGCGATCCGACAGCAGAAGCGCGACGACCTCGTAGAGCAGGGGTCGGGGAGCGACGCCCCGACCGAACCCGTCTACCTGAACGGGGAGGCGGAGTTCGAGGAGTTCGTCGGGAGCCACGACGTGGTCCTGGTGGACTTCTACGCCGACTGGTGTGGCCCGTGCAAGATGCTCGAACCGACCGTCGAGACGCTCGCCGCCGACTCCCCGGCCGCCGTCGCCAAGGTAGACATCGACGCCAACCAGCCGCTGGCGCAGTCCTTCGGCATCCGCGGCGTCCCGACGCTCCACGTCTACGCGGGCGGCCAGCGCGTCGAGCAGTTCGTCGGCGTCCAGGACGAGGCGACGCTCCGCTCGGCCATCGAGCAACACGCCTGA
- a CDS encoding helix-turn-helix transcriptional regulator translates to MCRVAAPDVFDLLSRHAPLLRYLAEAPATKVDLQERLDVSRSTVDRTVRTLTRAGLLEETDGGFRTTTAGGLAVASYDRFERRAAGVRDGRDVLAALPAGAPLDVRALDGAEVVTASEETPGRVLERVSDLVDWADEVHGTATVVTDRTVATYREQILDGTAVRLVFDADLLGRLVARYPEAVAVAVDADRAELREATDLPPFGVRLYARGDEAVLGVTVRDDGFGALVHNDSPGAVEWGRSFVERLWADATPLPTG, encoded by the coding sequence ATGTGCCGAGTGGCTGCACCCGACGTGTTCGACCTCCTGTCACGGCACGCCCCGCTGTTGCGATACCTGGCCGAGGCGCCCGCCACGAAGGTCGACCTGCAGGAGCGTCTCGACGTCTCCCGGTCGACCGTCGACCGGACCGTCCGAACCCTCACGCGTGCCGGGCTCCTCGAGGAGACGGACGGGGGATTCCGGACGACGACGGCTGGCGGCCTCGCCGTCGCGTCGTACGACCGCTTCGAGCGCCGCGCGGCCGGCGTCCGCGACGGCAGGGACGTGCTCGCCGCCCTCCCCGCCGGCGCGCCCCTCGACGTCCGCGCGCTCGACGGGGCCGAGGTCGTCACCGCCTCGGAGGAGACACCGGGGCGCGTGCTCGAGCGCGTCAGCGACCTCGTCGACTGGGCCGACGAGGTCCACGGGACGGCGACCGTCGTCACCGACCGTACGGTCGCCACCTACCGCGAACAGATACTCGACGGGACCGCGGTTCGACTGGTGTTCGACGCCGACCTCCTCGGTCGCCTGGTCGCGCGGTACCCGGAGGCCGTCGCGGTGGCGGTCGACGCCGACCGCGCCGAACTCCGTGAGGCGACCGACCTCCCCCCGTTCGGGGTCAGGCTCTACGCACGCGGCGACGAGGCGGTACTGGGCGTGACCGTCCGGGACGACGGGTTCGGGGCGCTCGTCCACAACGACTCGCCCGGCGCCGTCGAGTGGGGACGGTCGTTCGTCGAGCGCCTGTGGGCGGACGCGACCCCCCTCCCGACGGGGTGA
- the acs gene encoding acetate--CoA ligase alpha subunit, translated as MGLETLFSPSRVAVVGATEREGSVGRAVMTNMLDSFEGETVPVNPNAASVLGRETYPDVASVPGEVDLAVVVVPGRIAVEVVREAAEAGVGSVVVITAGFGETGSEGARRERELREVATEYDLDLVGPNSLGVVSTPAGLNATFGPENALPGNISFMSQSGAFITAVLDWANDRGIGFKDVVSLGNKAVLDERDFVEAWGADDDTDVVLGYLEGIDDGPAFIETAREVVRETPIVLVKSGRTEAGASAAASHTGTIAGSEAAYEAGLEQAGVIRAENVEELFDAASILASQPLPETDAVAVVTNAGGPGVMATDAIGDSSLSLASFTDETLSRFERALPEEANIYNPVDVIGDAPVERFAEAVDIALSDPNVGAVCVVTCPTAVLSFDDLAAAVVERQREAGLPVATCFMGGERTESARAILDEAGIPTYFDPARAIGSLETLSAYRAASEREYAEPTTFDVDRERAREVLAAGAERGDTRLGVEAMDLLSAYGIATPAGEVVSSPDAALDAAEAIDGDVVMKVVSPDILHKSDIGGVEVGVADGDVHDTYEDLVARARNYQPDATILGVQVQELLDLDAGVETIVGVNRDPQFGPLVLFGLGGIFVEVLEDTTVRVAPVSEPEATGMLDDVRAAPLLRGARGRTPVDEGSVVSTIQRLSQLVTDFPAILELDVNPLVAMPDGATAVDIRLTIDPDEL; from the coding sequence ATGGGTCTGGAAACGCTGTTCAGTCCGAGTCGGGTCGCCGTCGTCGGCGCCACCGAGCGCGAGGGGTCGGTGGGCCGCGCCGTGATGACGAACATGCTCGACTCGTTCGAGGGCGAGACGGTGCCGGTGAACCCGAACGCGGCGTCGGTCCTCGGCCGCGAGACGTACCCCGACGTGGCGTCCGTGCCGGGCGAGGTGGACCTCGCGGTCGTCGTCGTCCCGGGGCGCATCGCGGTCGAGGTCGTCCGCGAGGCGGCTGAGGCGGGCGTCGGGAGCGTCGTCGTCATCACCGCCGGGTTCGGCGAGACGGGAAGCGAGGGCGCGCGCCGCGAGCGCGAACTCCGCGAGGTGGCGACCGAGTACGACCTCGACCTCGTGGGGCCGAACAGCCTCGGCGTCGTGAGCACGCCCGCCGGCCTGAACGCCACCTTCGGTCCGGAGAACGCCCTCCCGGGCAACATCTCGTTCATGAGCCAGTCGGGGGCGTTCATCACGGCCGTCCTCGACTGGGCGAACGACCGCGGCATCGGCTTCAAGGACGTCGTCTCGCTCGGCAACAAGGCCGTCCTCGACGAACGGGACTTCGTCGAGGCGTGGGGGGCGGACGACGACACCGACGTCGTCCTCGGCTACCTGGAGGGCATCGACGACGGCCCCGCGTTCATCGAGACCGCGCGCGAGGTGGTCCGGGAGACGCCCATCGTGCTGGTGAAGTCCGGGCGGACGGAGGCCGGGGCGTCGGCCGCCGCCTCCCACACGGGGACCATCGCGGGGAGCGAGGCGGCCTACGAGGCCGGCCTCGAACAGGCGGGCGTCATCCGCGCCGAGAACGTCGAGGAACTGTTCGACGCGGCGAGCATCCTCGCGAGCCAGCCCCTCCCCGAGACGGACGCGGTCGCCGTCGTGACGAACGCGGGCGGCCCCGGCGTGATGGCGACCGACGCCATCGGCGACTCGTCGCTCTCGCTCGCGTCGTTCACCGACGAGACGCTCTCGCGCTTCGAGCGGGCGCTCCCCGAGGAGGCGAACATCTACAACCCGGTCGACGTCATCGGCGACGCCCCCGTCGAGCGCTTCGCGGAGGCCGTCGACATCGCCCTCTCCGACCCGAACGTCGGCGCCGTCTGCGTCGTCACCTGCCCGACCGCGGTGCTCTCGTTCGACGACCTCGCGGCGGCCGTCGTCGAGCGCCAGCGCGAGGCGGGCCTCCCGGTCGCCACCTGCTTCATGGGCGGCGAGCGCACCGAGTCCGCCCGGGCGATACTCGACGAGGCCGGCATCCCGACGTACTTCGACCCGGCGCGGGCCATCGGGAGCCTCGAAACCCTGTCCGCCTACCGGGCGGCGAGCGAGCGCGAGTACGCCGAGCCGACGACCTTCGACGTGGACCGCGAGCGCGCCCGCGAGGTCCTCGCGGCGGGCGCCGAGCGCGGCGACACCCGCCTCGGCGTCGAGGCGATGGACCTCCTCTCCGCCTACGGCATCGCGACGCCGGCCGGGGAAGTGGTCTCCTCGCCCGACGCGGCGCTCGACGCCGCCGAGGCCATCGACGGCGACGTCGTGATGAAGGTCGTCAGCCCCGACATCCTCCACAAGTCCGACATCGGCGGCGTCGAGGTCGGTGTGGCCGACGGGGACGTCCACGACACCTACGAGGACCTCGTCGCGCGCGCGAGGAACTACCAGCCCGACGCGACGATACTCGGCGTCCAGGTCCAGGAACTGCTCGACCTCGACGCCGGCGTCGAGACCATCGTCGGCGTGAACCGCGACCCGCAGTTCGGACCGCTCGTGCTGTTCGGCCTCGGTGGTATCTTCGTCGAGGTACTGGAGGACACCACCGTCCGGGTCGCGCCCGTCAGCGAACCCGAGGCGACGGGGATGCTCGACGACGTCCGGGCGGCACCGCTCCTGCGCGGCGCGCGCGGGCGGACGCCCGTCGACGAGGGGAGCGTCGTCTCCACCATCCAGCGCCTCTCGCAACTGGTGACGGACTTCCCCGCCATCCTCGAACTCGACGTCAACCCCCTGGTCGCGATGCCCGACGGCGCCACCGCCGTCGACATCAGACTCACCATCGACCCCGACGAGCTATGA
- a CDS encoding phosphotransacetylase family protein translates to MNPILITSTEESTGKTAVALALAQLARERGLDVGYMKPKGTRLESAVGKTLDEDPLLAQELLDLEADIADLEPVVYSPTFVEQALRGREDADALRERVAESYDALAADRDLLFVDGGGPVAGGVVDLTDADVADLLDATAVLVAHYDGPNDVDDVLSATRHLGDRLGGVLFNAVPDAAYDGLVTDVVPFLEGRGVPVFGALPRVQELAGVTVAELADDLGAQVVTTDAPTDAFIERFTVGAMSADDALRQFRRTRDAAMITGGDRSDVQAAALDAPGIKCLLLTGGFRPAGAVVGRAEDEGVPILSVQTDTITAVERAEDVLRQGRARSPETVDVMRGLLEDGADVDAVLSLGE, encoded by the coding sequence ATGAACCCGATTCTCATCACGTCAACGGAGGAGAGCACCGGCAAGACCGCCGTCGCGCTCGCGCTCGCGCAACTCGCGCGCGAGCGCGGCCTCGACGTCGGCTACATGAAACCGAAGGGCACCCGCCTCGAGAGCGCGGTCGGCAAGACCCTCGACGAGGACCCGCTGCTCGCTCAGGAACTGCTCGACCTGGAGGCGGACATCGCCGACCTCGAACCGGTGGTCTACTCGCCAACGTTCGTCGAGCAGGCGCTTCGCGGCCGTGAGGACGCCGACGCGCTCCGCGAGCGCGTCGCGGAGAGCTACGACGCCCTCGCCGCCGACCGCGACCTCCTGTTCGTCGACGGGGGCGGCCCCGTCGCGGGCGGCGTCGTCGACCTGACGGACGCGGACGTGGCCGACCTGCTCGACGCCACGGCCGTCCTCGTCGCGCACTACGACGGGCCGAACGACGTCGACGACGTCCTCTCGGCGACCCGGCACCTCGGCGACCGACTCGGCGGCGTGCTGTTCAACGCCGTCCCCGACGCCGCCTACGACGGCCTCGTCACCGACGTCGTCCCGTTCCTCGAGGGACGGGGCGTCCCGGTGTTCGGCGCGCTCCCGCGCGTTCAGGAACTCGCGGGGGTCACCGTCGCGGAACTCGCCGACGACCTCGGCGCGCAGGTGGTCACGACCGACGCCCCGACCGACGCCTTCATCGAGCGCTTCACCGTCGGCGCCATGAGCGCGGACGACGCCCTCAGACAGTTCCGCCGCACCCGCGACGCCGCGATGATAACCGGCGGCGACCGCTCGGACGTCCAGGCGGCGGCGCTCGACGCGCCCGGCATCAAGTGCCTCCTGCTCACCGGCGGGTTCCGCCCGGCGGGCGCCGTCGTCGGCCGCGCCGAGGACGAGGGCGTCCCCATCCTCAGCGTCCAGACTGACACCATCACGGCCGTCGAGCGCGCGGAGGACGTCCTCAGGCAGGGGCGCGCCCGGAGTCCCGAGACGGTCGACGTCATGCGCGGCCTGCTCGAGGACGGTGCCGACGTCGACGCAGTGCTCTCGCTCGGCGAGTGA
- a CDS encoding metal ABC transporter substrate-binding protein, translated as MEQLTRRSLLATSATVTAGALAGCLGSVDPAGGEEASAVEASFYVLGDFGGRVGGDALDVGTLVPFGQHGHGWQPSSDLQREVREAQVFLYMGEGFQPWADDVVRSLEEDDADVSVVAAREGVELLGGDGHDHEGDHGEEDEGNHSHEEDEHGEDGHQEGNHSEDEHDHESEENHSEDDHSEDEGGHENETSDGGDGGHDHSGEDPHFWLDPTRAVVAVETIRDGFVAHFPDEEGTLRDNADAFAEELDALDAEFEEALSDRSAEAVLVAGHNAFQYLGERYDFEVYALTDLSPDDSPTTSDVRRAQEIIEREGIEYVLAPVFESDRAATQLVEETDATEVLPITALAGFREEWEEEGWGYLDVMREVNLKSLRTALGA; from the coding sequence ATGGAGCAACTCACGCGACGGTCGCTACTCGCGACGTCGGCTACGGTGACGGCAGGTGCGCTCGCCGGGTGTCTCGGGAGCGTCGACCCCGCCGGCGGCGAGGAGGCGAGCGCGGTCGAGGCGTCGTTCTACGTCCTCGGCGACTTCGGCGGGCGCGTCGGGGGTGACGCGCTCGACGTCGGGACGCTGGTCCCGTTCGGGCAGCACGGCCACGGCTGGCAACCCTCCTCGGACCTCCAGCGCGAGGTACGCGAGGCGCAGGTGTTCCTCTACATGGGCGAGGGGTTCCAGCCGTGGGCCGACGACGTGGTCCGCAGTCTGGAGGAGGACGACGCGGACGTGAGCGTCGTCGCCGCACGGGAGGGCGTCGAACTCCTCGGCGGGGACGGACACGACCACGAGGGGGACCACGGTGAGGAGGACGAGGGCAACCACAGCCACGAGGAAGACGAGCACGGCGAAGACGGGCATCAGGAAGGTAACCACAGCGAAGACGAACACGACCACGAGAGCGAGGAGAACCACAGCGAGGACGACCACAGCGAGGACGAGGGCGGTCACGAGAACGAAACGAGCGACGGTGGCGACGGCGGCCACGACCACTCGGGCGAGGACCCGCACTTCTGGCTCGACCCGACGCGCGCGGTGGTGGCCGTCGAGACGATACGCGACGGGTTCGTCGCGCACTTCCCCGACGAGGAGGGGACGCTCCGTGACAACGCCGACGCCTTCGCAGAGGAGCTCGACGCCCTCGACGCGGAGTTCGAGGAGGCGCTGTCGGACCGGTCGGCGGAGGCGGTCCTCGTCGCGGGGCACAACGCGTTCCAGTACCTCGGCGAGCGCTACGACTTCGAGGTGTACGCGCTGACGGACCTCTCGCCGGACGACTCCCCGACGACCAGCGACGTCAGGCGCGCCCAGGAGATAATCGAGCGCGAGGGCATCGAGTACGTCCTCGCGCCGGTGTTCGAGTCCGACCGGGCGGCGACCCAGCTCGTCGAGGAGACCGACGCGACCGAGGTCCTCCCCATCACCGCGCTCGCGGGCTTCAGAGAGGAGTGGGAGGAGGAGGGCTGGGGCTACCTCGACGTGATGCGAGAGGTCAACCTGAAGAGCCTCCGGACCGCACTCGGAGCATGA